Proteins co-encoded in one Deltaproteobacteria bacterium genomic window:
- the tatC gene encoding twin-arginine translocase subunit TatC: MPDVKMPFTAHLAELRKRLIICFVAVGIGFGVAYAYSAQIFEWLVQPLIGVLPPGDKLVFTALPEAFFIYLKASLIAGIVLASPVIFYELWMFIVPGLHQKEKKVVLPFVMISSLLFAGGALFGYYVVFPVGFRFLVGFSTENIRALPSLQLYLSFCLKLLLGFGLVFEFPVLAYFLGRVGIINSRMMAQNRRIAILLIFIVAAVITPPDVVSQILLAVPLYLLYEISILIVKFTGKGKKQGDEEGV; this comes from the coding sequence ATGCCTGATGTAAAAATGCCTTTTACCGCTCACCTGGCAGAACTCAGAAAGCGGCTGATCATCTGTTTCGTCGCCGTGGGGATCGGCTTCGGGGTGGCCTATGCCTACTCAGCCCAGATTTTTGAATGGCTGGTTCAACCCTTGATCGGGGTCCTTCCCCCCGGGGACAAGCTGGTTTTTACAGCCTTACCCGAGGCCTTTTTTATTTATCTAAAGGCCAGCTTGATCGCCGGAATCGTCCTGGCCTCTCCGGTTATTTTTTATGAGCTTTGGATGTTTATTGTTCCGGGGTTGCATCAAAAGGAAAAAAAGGTTGTCTTGCCTTTTGTAATGATCTCCTCTCTTTTATTTGCTGGAGGGGCTTTATTCGGCTACTACGTAGTTTTTCCCGTGGGATTTCGTTTTCTGGTCGGATTTTCCACGGAAAATATCCGGGCCCTGCCCTCCCTCCAATTATATCTTTCCTTTTGTCTGAAACTGTTGCTGGGGTTCGGTTTGGTCTTTGAGTTCCCGGTCCTGGCCTATTTTTTAGGGCGGGTCGGCATCATCAATTCCCGGATGATGGCCCAAAATCGACGTATCGCCATTCTGCTCATTTTCATCGTGGCTGCCGTCATTACACCACCCGACGTGGTCTCCCAGATCCTGCTGGCCGTCCCGCTCTATCTGCTTTATGAAATCAGCATCCTGATCGTTAAATTCACCGGAAAGGGGAAAAAACAAGGAGATGAAGAAGGCGTCTAA
- the uvrC gene encoding excinuclease ABC subunit UvrC, producing the protein MASFPHLSGVYLMKDRKEEILYVGKAKDLKKRVTSYLKVEGVKIASLLERVEGLEYIITTNEKEALILESNLIKKHHPRYNVDLRDDKQYPCLRLSLEEPYPRLQVVRKIKKDKSIYFGPFSSAGKMRATVHYLHRIFPLRQCRQKELPRRSRPCLYFQTGKCPGPCHGKISSEEYGRRVQEVIWFLEGKNRDLLKGLNRQMHQASENLRFEEAAVLRDRIKAISETLREQKVVSTHFVDVDVIALIEQDASIAAVILFIRLGSITGMTRFRFKTPVQSPEECLVDLIHQYYRNGKYIPQKLMIPFPLEDSPLIEEVLSELKGQKVGIMVPSRGEGRRWMALAEENCRNLQDKKEPAQDYLENIARPVQEKLELAILPQTVGALDISNIQGDLAVGSWVIFDQGRPDKTGYRRFKIKTIDQPNDYAMMEEMIKRLVRHEKRLPDLILVDGGKGQLNVLKNVLEEFSQDQKPDILALAKRTFRTQGGKDGIYLPNRKNAVRWSPDSPLLHFLEKVRDEAHRFALAYHHKLREKEIRQKAKPLQ; encoded by the coding sequence ATGGCCTCTTTCCCCCACCTTTCCGGGGTCTATCTCATGAAAGACCGCAAAGAGGAAATCCTTTATGTCGGGAAGGCCAAGGATCTGAAGAAAAGGGTCACTTCTTATTTAAAGGTTGAGGGGGTCAAAATCGCCTCCCTGCTCGAACGGGTGGAAGGTCTTGAATATATCATAACCACCAATGAAAAAGAGGCCTTGATCTTAGAGAGCAACCTGATCAAAAAGCATCATCCCCGCTACAACGTGGACCTTCGTGACGACAAACAATACCCCTGCTTAAGGCTCAGCCTGGAAGAGCCCTATCCCCGATTGCAAGTTGTACGAAAAATAAAGAAAGATAAATCTATATACTTCGGCCCGTTTTCATCAGCCGGAAAAATGCGGGCCACGGTCCATTATCTCCACAGGATCTTCCCCCTGCGTCAATGCCGGCAAAAAGAACTGCCCAGACGGTCCCGCCCTTGCTTATATTTTCAAACCGGCAAATGTCCCGGCCCTTGTCATGGAAAGATAAGCTCGGAGGAATATGGCCGGCGGGTCCAGGAGGTCATCTGGTTCCTGGAAGGCAAAAACCGCGATTTATTAAAAGGCCTCAACAGACAGATGCATCAGGCTTCGGAAAACCTGCGATTTGAAGAGGCGGCTGTCCTAAGGGATCGCATCAAGGCTATTTCGGAAACTTTACGGGAACAAAAGGTCGTCTCAACCCATTTCGTGGATGTGGATGTAATAGCCTTGATCGAGCAAGACGCGTCTATTGCAGCCGTAATCCTCTTTATCCGCCTCGGTTCGATCACCGGCATGACCCGTTTCCGGTTCAAAACACCGGTCCAGTCCCCGGAAGAATGCCTGGTTGATTTAATTCATCAATATTACCGAAACGGGAAATACATCCCGCAAAAACTGATGATCCCTTTTCCTTTGGAGGATTCCCCCCTGATAGAAGAGGTCCTCTCCGAATTAAAAGGTCAAAAAGTCGGGATCATGGTCCCCAGCCGGGGGGAAGGACGGCGCTGGATGGCCCTGGCTGAAGAAAACTGCCGGAACTTACAGGATAAAAAGGAACCGGCCCAGGATTACCTGGAGAACATAGCCCGGCCCGTCCAGGAAAAGCTGGAATTGGCTATCCTGCCCCAAACAGTCGGGGCCCTGGACATATCGAATATCCAGGGGGATCTGGCCGTAGGGTCCTGGGTGATTTTTGATCAGGGGCGGCCTGACAAAACCGGTTACCGCCGTTTTAAAATCAAGACCATTGACCAGCCCAATGATTATGCCATGATGGAAGAGATGATTAAAAGGCTGGTCCGCCATGAAAAACGATTGCCAGATCTGATCCTGGTGGATGGAGGTAAAGGCCAGTTGAATGTCCTGAAAAATGTCCTGGAAGAATTCTCCCAGGATCAAAAACCGGATATTCTGGCCCTGGCTAAAAGAACCTTTCGGACCCAGGGCGGAAAGGACGGCATTTATCTCCCTAACCGGAAAAACGCGGTCCGCTGGTCGCCCGATTCGCCCCTTTTACATTTTCTGGAAAAAGTCCGTGACGAAGCCCATCGCTTTGCCCTGGCCTACCATCATAAGTTGCGCGAAAAAGAAATTCGCCAAAAGGCGAAGCCTCTTCAATAG
- a CDS encoding PAS domain S-box protein, whose translation MKFSFFKTVRMHLLLLVLISILPALGIIIYSGIERSTHAIDMARSEALRVVQDLAHDHEGAVESTRQFLMTLAKVPEIRNLQKGGSNQLLEELQKQNLLYGNIFVTNAQGILVSSSAAPLSPAPISLASGKFFQDVVRTKDFSVGEYAVCPALSRPVLHFAYPLLDTGNRFIGAVAVSLDLARYARIFFIDRLSQGSTLTFCDRKGTLLFRNPPAQDNKTAKTERPEIFSLMSIQPKEGIFPYIGQDGVRRLNAYEKFHLSTMSPPYLFMRVSIPEKKALLPAKKFIIVNVMLLGGAFAIALISAWFLGNTIIVKRLNKLVEASRRLGQGDLKTRTGLDYKNDELGHLARVFDEMAEALEIKNAEREKAEKAIQSERQRFQTLADNAPFGMILIDKMWTFTYLNPRFKELFGYDLPDIPNGKTWLQKAFPNPGYRRDVFANWKNDFKEDQPGQKRSKIYTVTSKEGLQKETSFTSVMLNTGEIVMSCEDITEQKRVEKALQESEAKYRNVVENSLVGICIIQDDLLRFVNKGFCEIFGYDCEEIVDKKHPLFIVHPEDKKRVQENIEKRVGGEIEILEYEFRAFRKDGKAITIKSFGSSMVYKGRRAATGVLLDITREKTLETQLHQAQKMEAIGTLAGGVAHDFNNLLMTILGYTALMLLETDPEDPNYEKLKIIERQVQSGAELTRQLLGFARRGRYEIKTTDLNKLLVRSSELFGRTKKEISIHKKLEKDLWTVEVDRGQMEQVLLNLFVNAWQAMPGGGELYLETGNILVDDSQAQFLAIKPGNYVKVSITDNGLGMDEATRQRIFEPFFTTKEMGRGTGLGLASAYGVIKNHGGTINVYSEKMKGTTFSLYLPASGKTVIEEKESSDTLLTGTETILLVDDQEEILHVGKALLQRLGYTVLLAKSGEEALVVYQKNKERIDLVILDMVMPVMSGGEVYKMLKGLNPLLKAILSSGYSLNGQAARIMEDGCNGFIQKPFHVVELSKKIREVLG comes from the coding sequence GTGAAATTCTCCTTTTTCAAGACAGTTAGAATGCATCTGCTGTTGCTGGTATTAATCTCTATTCTACCGGCCCTGGGAATTATTATCTATTCAGGAATAGAACGGAGCACCCATGCCATTGATATGGCCAGGTCTGAAGCCCTGCGGGTAGTCCAGGACCTCGCCCATGACCATGAAGGGGCTGTGGAGAGCACGCGTCAGTTTCTCATGACTTTGGCGAAGGTGCCGGAAATACGGAACCTGCAGAAGGGAGGAAGTAACCAGCTCCTTGAGGAATTACAGAAACAAAATCTTTTATATGGAAACATTTTTGTTACTAATGCTCAAGGGATCCTGGTATCCTCTTCGGCTGCGCCCCTGTCGCCTGCCCCGATAAGTCTTGCCTCCGGAAAATTTTTTCAGGATGTCGTCAGGACAAAGGATTTCTCGGTAGGAGAATACGCTGTTTGCCCGGCCCTAAGCCGGCCGGTCCTCCATTTTGCTTATCCCCTTTTGGATACCGGAAACCGGTTCATAGGGGCGGTGGCTGTTTCTCTTGACCTGGCCCGCTATGCCCGGATATTTTTCATAGATCGTTTATCCCAAGGTTCCACATTAACTTTTTGTGACCGCAAAGGCACCCTTCTTTTTAGGAACCCTCCGGCCCAGGACAATAAGACAGCCAAGACCGAACGGCCCGAGATATTCAGTCTCATGTCGATCCAACCGAAAGAAGGGATTTTCCCCTATATCGGCCAGGATGGGGTAAGACGTCTTAATGCCTATGAAAAATTTCATCTGTCGACCATGAGTCCGCCCTATCTTTTTATGCGGGTCAGCATTCCGGAAAAGAAAGCCCTTTTACCCGCAAAGAAATTTATAATCGTTAATGTGATGTTATTAGGGGGGGCCTTCGCTATTGCCTTGATTTCGGCCTGGTTTTTGGGAAATACCATTATTGTCAAACGTCTCAATAAGCTGGTGGAGGCCTCTCGCCGATTGGGACAGGGGGATTTGAAGACCCGAACCGGCCTGGATTATAAGAATGATGAATTGGGCCATTTAGCCCGGGTCTTTGATGAGATGGCGGAGGCCCTTGAAATCAAGAATGCCGAGCGTGAAAAGGCGGAAAAGGCCATCCAAAGCGAAAGGCAGCGATTTCAGACCCTGGCGGATAATGCCCCTTTTGGCATGATTTTAATAGATAAAATGTGGACCTTTACTTATCTGAATCCCAGATTTAAAGAACTCTTCGGTTATGATTTGCCGGATATTCCCAATGGAAAAACCTGGCTTCAAAAGGCCTTTCCGAATCCCGGCTACCGAAGGGACGTTTTTGCTAACTGGAAGAACGATTTCAAAGAAGACCAGCCAGGTCAAAAAAGATCAAAAATCTATACGGTTACCAGCAAAGAAGGGCTCCAGAAGGAAACCAGCTTTACCTCCGTAATGTTAAATACCGGCGAGATCGTCATGAGTTGTGAGGATATCACCGAACAGAAGCGGGTCGAAAAGGCCCTCCAGGAATCCGAAGCCAAATACCGTAATGTGGTGGAGAATTCCCTGGTCGGGATTTGCATTATACAGGATGATCTGTTGCGGTTTGTCAATAAGGGGTTTTGTGAGATTTTCGGGTATGACTGCGAGGAGATTGTCGACAAAAAGCATCCCCTGTTTATCGTTCACCCCGAGGATAAAAAGAGGGTCCAGGAAAATATTGAAAAAAGAGTGGGCGGTGAAATAGAAATTCTGGAATACGAATTCAGGGCCTTCCGGAAAGACGGGAAGGCGATTACAATAAAATCGTTTGGAAGTTCCATGGTCTATAAGGGTCGGCGGGCCGCCACCGGAGTCCTTCTTGACATCACCCGGGAAAAGACCCTGGAGACCCAGCTTCATCAGGCCCAAAAAATGGAAGCCATTGGAACCCTGGCCGGTGGTGTCGCCCACGATTTCAACAACCTGCTCATGACCATCCTCGGCTACACCGCGCTTATGCTGTTGGAAACGGATCCCGAGGATCCGAATTATGAGAAACTTAAAATTATTGAAAGACAGGTCCAAAGCGGGGCGGAATTAACCAGACAACTTTTGGGTTTTGCCCGGCGGGGCAGGTATGAAATAAAGACCACGGACTTAAACAAACTGCTGGTCAGGTCTTCCGAACTGTTCGGCCGGACGAAAAAGGAGATCAGCATCCACAAGAAACTGGAAAAAGATCTTTGGACCGTGGAGGTCGACCGGGGGCAGATGGAACAGGTGCTTTTGAACCTCTTCGTCAATGCCTGGCAGGCCATGCCCGGAGGCGGCGAACTTTATCTGGAAACCGGCAATATCCTGGTCGATGACTCGCAAGCCCAATTCCTGGCCATAAAGCCTGGGAATTATGTGAAGGTCTCCATAACCGATAATGGTCTGGGTATGGATGAGGCCACCAGACAGAGGATATTCGAACCTTTCTTTACCACCAAAGAAATGGGGAGGGGGACCGGGTTGGGGCTGGCCTCCGCTTACGGGGTGATCAAAAATCATGGGGGTACCATTAATGTCTATAGTGAAAAAATGAAAGGAACAACTTTCAGTTTGTATCTTCCCGCTTCCGGAAAAACCGTGATCGAAGAAAAGGAGAGTTCCGATACCCTGTTGACCGGAACGGAAACCATTCTGCTGGTTGACGACCAGGAGGAGATCCTCCACGTGGGGAAAGCCCTATTGCAGAGATTGGGCTATACGGTTCTCTTAGCAAAAAGCGGAGAGGAGGCCCTTGTGGTTTATCAAAAAAACAAAGAAAGGATCGATCTGGTGATCCTCGATATGGTTATGCCGGTCATGAGCGGCGGAGAAGTATACAAAATGTTAAAGGGTCTGAACCCGCTTCTCAAAGCCATCCTTTCAAGCGGGTACAGCCTGAACGGGCAGGCCGCGCGGATTATGGAAGACGGCTGCAATGGTTTTATTCAGAAACCCTTCCATGTGGTGGAACTATCGAAGAAGATAAGGGAAGTGCTGGGTTAG
- the tatB gene encoding twin-arginine translocase subunit TatB — MFGIGMPEFLLILVVALIVLGPQKLPELARSIGKGLAELKKSTEEIKENLNVGEELKEVQKDLTNIIEPTQYLDPPLSPPASENREEKTESEPAAVTPASSFPKAPDA; from the coding sequence ATGTTCGGTATTGGAATGCCGGAATTTTTATTGATTCTGGTCGTGGCTCTTATAGTCCTGGGTCCCCAAAAACTGCCGGAACTGGCCCGGTCCATCGGAAAGGGGCTGGCCGAATTAAAAAAGTCGACCGAAGAAATCAAGGAAAATCTTAACGTCGGCGAAGAGCTCAAAGAGGTTCAAAAGGATCTTACCAATATTATTGAACCGACCCAATATTTAGACCCCCCCCTATCCCCCCCCGCTTCGGAGAATAGGGAAGAAAAAACCGAGTCCGAACCCGCCGCGGTAACGCCGGCTTCTTCATTTCCGAAAGCCCCAGATGCCTGA
- a CDS encoding GAF domain-containing sensor histidine kinase, protein MIGRSVDKLIQAMRNEPWAYDCQSERFWEHLAAALQGSFLPDFLTEISGKVEEIIEINPDLSEPEILTIVTRYMVEFLGALSASVRIYDPNTGQMLSFGSHPYQETSRKTTIPLENTIAGEVVKRRQTYLVPSILREDLYRDKGVIDRRGVRSMMAVPFAIPRFFPHERETVGVIQIYYRDDNRRFPPLDIQMAELMARRLSFVMGRKKVLSLYRINEKKEAIVQKVFQKLGSRGGIKMKDVFIRVIPEIADIINVQSSALFSVSDDLEQVVLEAGYPDATGYHGIGKSFPIKSEPAFEILLGREEYRQESPFEVVTPSYLLIIDPQRSPWISNNLKRFAANHNINSILYVPLKVNEEITHFMTFDALDLRKGYSEWEIEIFLFLGRELMRAQKIEQLDDTLHDFKNPAIAIAGFARRLKTMLQQESPAADQETIKKYLDILVDETSRIQEMALSIQWTGKEQVVNLTEVLKKRFEINKEAIKEMLKANVTLREGPYQEPLLVRSFPLHLERILDNLLSNATKAIPLKGGKLSVRTYAEGPWACAEIANSGQISDEDRLKLLEGEGRGRGIYITHRLVRLLKGQIEVKVGKDSTTMIVRFPLNSAQES, encoded by the coding sequence ATGATTGGACGTTCTGTGGACAAACTTATCCAGGCTATGCGGAATGAACCCTGGGCCTATGACTGCCAGAGTGAGCGCTTTTGGGAGCACCTGGCGGCAGCCCTTCAGGGGTCTTTCCTGCCCGACTTTCTGACCGAGATATCCGGGAAGGTCGAAGAAATCATAGAAATAAATCCGGACCTCTCCGAGCCCGAGATCTTAACGATCGTAACCCGGTACATGGTGGAGTTTCTGGGGGCCCTTTCGGCCTCGGTCAGAATTTACGATCCGAACACCGGCCAGATGCTTTCCTTCGGATCCCATCCCTATCAGGAGACTTCCCGAAAAACCACCATCCCTCTGGAGAACACCATTGCCGGAGAGGTCGTCAAGAGGCGACAGACCTACCTGGTCCCCAGTATTCTGCGGGAAGACCTGTACCGGGATAAAGGTGTTATCGATCGCCGGGGAGTCCGCTCCATGATGGCCGTGCCTTTTGCTATTCCCCGGTTTTTCCCCCATGAAAGAGAGACGGTCGGCGTCATTCAGATCTATTACCGTGATGATAATCGCCGATTTCCGCCCCTGGATATCCAGATGGCCGAACTCATGGCCCGGAGACTCAGTTTTGTCATGGGCCGGAAGAAGGTCCTTTCCCTTTACCGGATCAACGAGAAAAAAGAGGCCATTGTCCAGAAGGTTTTTCAGAAGCTTGGTTCCCGGGGAGGGATCAAGATGAAAGATGTCTTTATCCGGGTGATTCCTGAGATTGCCGACATCATCAACGTCCAGAGCAGCGCCCTCTTTTCTGTCTCAGACGATCTGGAACAGGTGGTCCTGGAGGCCGGCTACCCGGATGCAACGGGATATCATGGAATCGGAAAGAGTTTTCCGATAAAGAGTGAACCGGCCTTTGAAATCCTGCTGGGACGGGAAGAATACCGCCAGGAGTCCCCATTTGAGGTGGTGACGCCCTCTTATCTCCTTATCATCGATCCCCAGCGGAGTCCCTGGATTTCCAATAACCTGAAGCGGTTTGCAGCTAATCACAACATCAACTCCATCCTTTATGTCCCGCTGAAGGTCAATGAAGAGATTACTCATTTTATGACTTTTGACGCCCTGGATCTTAGAAAAGGATACAGCGAATGGGAGATCGAGATCTTTCTTTTTTTAGGCCGGGAACTTATGCGTGCCCAGAAGATTGAGCAGCTTGATGACACGCTGCATGACTTTAAAAATCCGGCCATAGCCATTGCAGGATTTGCCCGAAGGCTGAAGACCATGCTTCAGCAGGAAAGCCCGGCAGCCGACCAGGAGACCATTAAAAAGTACCTGGATATCCTGGTAGACGAGACCAGCCGTATCCAGGAGATGGCCTTGAGCATCCAATGGACCGGTAAAGAGCAGGTCGTTAACCTGACGGAGGTCCTGAAAAAGCGATTCGAGATCAATAAAGAGGCCATCAAGGAGATGTTGAAAGCCAATGTGACCCTGCGGGAGGGGCCCTACCAGGAGCCACTCCTGGTGCGCTCCTTCCCCTTACACCTCGAACGTATCCTGGACAACCTGCTCAGCAATGCCACCAAGGCCATTCCTTTAAAGGGGGGGAAGTTGTCGGTGCGCACCTATGCGGAAGGCCCCTGGGCCTGCGCCGAGATTGCCAACAGCGGGCAAATCTCCGACGAAGACCGGCTGAAACTCCTCGAAGGAGAAGGGCGGGGCCGGGGGATCTACATCACCCACCGTCTCGTTAGACTGCTCAAAGGGCAAATTGAGGTGAAAGTCGGGAAGGATTCCACAACCATGATCGTACGCTTTCCTTTGAACTCGGCCCAGGAATCATGA
- a CDS encoding lactate utilization protein, whose translation MNTVLEKYNEKTALQIIKELEKKRMAGSFAPTINQAKEEVLRMIPVGATVFRCGSSSLVEMGFWETLKALPNVTVIDPYLPEYSPEEGLNQRRRGLSADIMISSTNAITLNGTLVNLDGMGNRVAAMAFGPRKVILVVGMNKVSPDLDSALKRVKHYAAPLNNIRLNLPNPCTETGLCADCRTPSRICNMWSIIEGQAVKDRIHVKLVGEPMGY comes from the coding sequence ATGAATACGGTTCTTGAGAAGTATAATGAAAAGACCGCCCTTCAGATCATCAAGGAATTAGAGAAAAAACGGATGGCCGGAAGTTTCGCCCCGACCATAAACCAGGCCAAAGAAGAGGTGCTCCGGATGATCCCGGTGGGGGCTACGGTATTCCGTTGCGGATCGAGTTCCCTGGTGGAAATGGGGTTTTGGGAGACCCTGAAAGCCCTCCCCAATGTTACGGTTATCGATCCCTACCTGCCGGAATATTCCCCGGAAGAGGGGCTTAACCAGCGCCGCCGGGGCCTTTCAGCCGACATCATGATCTCCAGTACCAATGCCATTACCTTGAACGGGACCCTGGTCAATCTGGACGGGATGGGAAATCGGGTGGCGGCCATGGCTTTCGGTCCCCGGAAAGTCATTCTGGTGGTGGGGATGAACAAGGTATCTCCGGATCTGGACAGCGCTTTGAAGCGGGTGAAACATTATGCCGCTCCTTTAAACAACATCCGGCTGAATCTGCCGAACCCCTGTACGGAAACCGGTCTATGCGCCGACTGCCGCACACCCAGCCGTATCTGTAATATGTGGTCCATCATTGAAGGCCAGGCCGTCAAGGACCGGATTCACGTCAAGCTGGTCGGTGAGCCGATGGGCTATTAG